The following proteins come from a genomic window of Gottfriedia acidiceleris:
- a CDS encoding superoxide dismutase, protein MSKFELPQLPYAYDALEPHFDKETMNIHHTRHHNTYVTNLNAALEGKEVAASSIEELISNLDALPEGIRTAVRNNGGGHANHSLFWTLLTPEGTGTPVGEVAEAINAKFGSLDEFKAAFTQAALTRFGSGWAWLVVNNGELEVTSTANQDSPLMEGKTPILGLDVWEHAYYLNYQNKRPDYVGAFWNVVNWEKVEELYQAAK, encoded by the coding sequence ATGTCAAAATTTGAATTACCACAATTACCTTATGCATATGATGCATTAGAGCCACACTTTGATAAAGAAACAATGAATATTCACCACACTCGTCATCACAATACATATGTAACAAACTTAAACGCTGCTTTAGAAGGTAAAGAAGTAGCTGCTTCTTCAATTGAAGAATTAATTTCTAACTTAGATGCACTTCCAGAGGGTATCCGTACAGCTGTACGTAACAATGGTGGTGGACATGCTAACCATAGCTTATTCTGGACTTTATTAACTCCAGAAGGCACAGGCACTCCAGTTGGTGAAGTTGCTGAAGCAATTAACGCTAAATTCGGTAGCTTAGATGAGTTTAAAGCTGCTTTCACTCAAGCTGCATTAACTCGTTTCGGTTCTGGTTGGGCTTGGTTAGTAGTAAACAATGGTGAGTTAGAAGTGACTAGCACAGCTAACCAAGATTCACCTCTAATGGAAGGTAAAACTCCTATCTTAGGTTTAGATGTATGGGAGCATGCTTACTACTTAAACTACCAAAACAAACGCCCAGACTACGTAGGTGCATTCTGGAATGTAGTAAACTGGGAAAAAGTAGAAGAGTTATACCAAGCTGCTAAATAA
- a CDS encoding sugar phosphate nucleotidyltransferase, translating into MKVVILAGGYGQRLLPITNNIPKPLLPIANRAAIEHLILHLTRLGFKEFIIQLHYMSQAIIETINAMKLKNVSIDYIIEEKSLGSAGCLRLSKHFLHEPFLVVNGDILFDGDIRDALKTHLESKSRFSMFVKQVDKCGSYGNVKVKNGQIIDFIEKPNEGSEISKLVNTGIYIMNPELLYQIPENRYFDISNDLIPLMLKKNICLNAFHLKGYWIDYGTPRRFAKLNVDWIEEKLNLPIPAVQILPRIFLGEHVTINNNVKIVSPVIIGNDVTIEENCIIGPYVSISSNIRISQGSVLHHQAVFQKYTLNYENKFVHNSIKKISKEIH; encoded by the coding sequence ATGAAGGTTGTTATTTTAGCTGGAGGATACGGTCAAAGGCTTTTACCAATTACTAACAACATTCCTAAGCCACTATTACCAATCGCAAATAGAGCGGCAATTGAGCATTTAATATTACATTTAACTAGACTTGGGTTTAAAGAATTTATCATTCAGCTTCATTATATGTCCCAAGCAATTATCGAGACAATCAATGCAATGAAATTAAAAAATGTTTCAATTGATTATATTATAGAAGAAAAAAGTTTAGGGTCTGCTGGCTGTTTAAGACTTTCTAAGCATTTTCTTCATGAACCCTTTCTAGTAGTGAATGGTGATATTTTATTTGACGGCGATATTAGAGATGCATTAAAAACTCATTTAGAAAGTAAAAGTAGATTTTCTATGTTTGTAAAACAAGTTGATAAGTGTGGGTCATACGGGAATGTAAAAGTGAAAAATGGACAAATAATCGATTTTATAGAAAAGCCGAATGAAGGTAGTGAGATTAGTAAATTAGTTAATACTGGAATTTATATTATGAATCCTGAATTATTATATCAAATTCCAGAAAATCGTTATTTTGACATTAGTAATGATCTGATTCCTTTAATGTTAAAAAAAAATATCTGTTTAAATGCTTTTCATTTAAAAGGTTACTGGATTGATTATGGGACGCCTAGAAGATTTGCAAAGCTAAACGTAGATTGGATTGAAGAGAAATTAAACTTACCTATTCCTGCTGTTCAAATATTACCAAGAATCTTTTTAGGTGAGCATGTAACGATAAATAATAATGTGAAGATTGTTTCTCCAGTTATTATTGGGAATGATGTTACGATTGAAGAGAACTGTATAATCGGCCCATATGTATCAATTAGTTCTAATATTCGAATCAGTCAAGGCAGTGTATTACATCATCAAGCTGTCTTTCAAAAATATACTCTGAATTATGAGAATAAGTTTGTACATAATTCAATAAAAAAAATATCAAAAGAAATACATTGA
- a CDS encoding sulfate/molybdate ABC transporter ATP-binding protein, which translates to MSIKVSNVMKSYENETALKGIDLNIKKGELVALLGPSGSGKTTLLRIIAGLENPDLGEIFFEDQDVANVQVKERNVGFVFQHYALFQHMTVFENIAFGLKVRPRATRPLKRKINEKVMELLSLVKLESFANRFPSQLSGGQRQRVALARALAVEPSVLLLDEPFGALDAKVRKDLRRWLRKLHDEIHITSIFVTHDQEEALEVADRVVIMNGGTIEQIGTPEEVYHTPASPFVYDFLGKVNLFHGRINKGSLISGGLEIPLPELVEQEHKEHKEITGYVRPHQITIEKFETNQTSISAIVTHIHAVGPIVYVEVLREDTNDYVEIELMNELFYELKIQLGERVFVRPNELKVFIPQDYSI; encoded by the coding sequence ATGTCAATTAAAGTTTCAAATGTAATGAAAAGTTATGAAAATGAAACTGCCTTAAAAGGAATTGATTTAAATATTAAAAAAGGGGAATTGGTTGCTTTATTAGGTCCATCCGGGTCGGGTAAAACAACATTGTTGCGAATAATTGCCGGATTAGAAAATCCAGATTTGGGTGAAATATTTTTTGAAGATCAGGATGTAGCAAATGTGCAGGTAAAAGAAAGAAATGTAGGATTTGTATTCCAGCATTATGCTTTATTTCAGCATATGACTGTTTTTGAAAATATTGCATTTGGTTTAAAAGTTAGACCAAGAGCTACCCGTCCTTTAAAAAGAAAAATTAATGAGAAAGTGATGGAATTACTCTCACTAGTAAAATTAGAAAGCTTTGCAAATCGATTTCCTTCTCAATTATCTGGTGGACAAAGACAACGCGTTGCATTAGCTAGAGCATTAGCTGTTGAACCAAGTGTATTATTATTAGATGAACCATTTGGGGCATTAGATGCAAAAGTTCGAAAGGATCTAAGAAGATGGTTACGTAAACTCCATGATGAAATTCATATTACGAGTATATTTGTAACGCATGATCAAGAGGAAGCGCTAGAAGTTGCAGATCGAGTTGTCATTATGAATGGTGGGACAATTGAACAAATCGGAACACCTGAAGAAGTTTATCATACACCAGCAAGTCCGTTTGTTTATGATTTTCTTGGCAAAGTAAATTTATTTCATGGAAGGATAAATAAGGGAAGCTTAATAAGTGGAGGATTAGAAATCCCATTACCAGAACTAGTTGAGCAAGAACATAAAGAACATAAAGAGATTACGGGGTATGTTCGTCCCCATCAAATTACAATTGAAAAATTTGAAACAAATCAAACATCGATCAGTGCAATCGTAACCCATATTCATGCTGTTGGACCGATCGTATATGTGGAAGTTCTACGGGAGGATACAAATGATTATGTTGAAATCGAACTCATGAACGAATTATTTTACGAACTAAAAATTCAACTTGGAGAAAGGGTATTTGTCCGTCCTAATGAATTGAAAGTATTTATTCCTCAAGATTATTCGATTTGA
- the ispG gene encoding flavodoxin-dependent (E)-4-hydroxy-3-methylbut-2-enyl-diphosphate synthase, protein MNEITHRSKTRAVKVGNVVVGGANEISIQSMTTTKTHDVEATVAEIKRLEEAGCQIVRVAVPDERAANAIADIKKQINIPLVADIHFDYKLALKAIEGGVDKIRINPGNIGRKEKVEAVVNAAKAKGIPIRIGVNAGSLEKRILEKYGYPTADGMVESALHHIKILEDLDFHDIIVSMKASDVNLAIEAYEKASKAFDYPLHLGITESGTLFAGTVKSAAGLGAIISKGIGNTMRISLSADPVEEVKVARELLKSFGLSSNAATLISCPTCGRIEIDLISIANDVEEYISTLKVPIKVAVLGCAVNGPGEAREADIGIAGARGEGLLFRHGEIVRKVPEATMVEELKREIDIIAKEKLAELEAAKG, encoded by the coding sequence GTGAACGAAATTACACATAGAAGTAAAACACGTGCAGTTAAAGTAGGTAATGTAGTTGTTGGTGGAGCAAATGAAATCTCAATCCAAAGTATGACAACGACAAAAACACACGATGTTGAAGCAACAGTTGCAGAAATTAAACGACTTGAAGAAGCTGGATGTCAGATTGTTCGAGTTGCAGTACCAGACGAAAGAGCTGCAAATGCAATTGCCGATATAAAAAAACAAATTAACATACCACTTGTTGCAGATATACACTTTGATTATAAATTAGCCTTAAAAGCAATTGAAGGCGGAGTAGATAAAATAAGAATTAATCCAGGTAATATCGGTCGTAAAGAAAAAGTTGAGGCAGTAGTAAATGCTGCTAAAGCTAAAGGAATTCCGATTCGTATCGGTGTTAATGCTGGTTCATTAGAAAAACGAATCTTAGAGAAATACGGTTACCCAACTGCTGATGGAATGGTTGAAAGTGCATTACATCATATTAAAATCCTTGAAGATTTAGATTTCCATGACATCATCGTTTCGATGAAAGCATCAGATGTAAACCTTGCAATTGAAGCATATGAAAAAGCATCAAAAGCTTTCGATTATCCTTTACATTTAGGTATTACTGAATCTGGTACTTTGTTTGCTGGTACAGTTAAGAGTGCTGCTGGTTTAGGTGCAATCATTAGTAAAGGGATCGGAAATACAATGCGTATCTCATTAAGCGCAGATCCAGTTGAAGAAGTAAAAGTTGCAAGAGAATTACTTAAATCTTTCGGTTTATCTTCAAATGCTGCAACATTAATTTCATGTCCTACATGTGGTCGTATCGAAATTGACCTTATTAGTATCGCAAATGATGTTGAAGAATACATTTCGACACTAAAAGTACCAATTAAAGTTGCCGTACTTGGATGCGCAGTAAACGGTCCTGGTGAAGCACGCGAAGCAGACATTGGTATTGCTGGAGCTCGTGGTGAAGGATTACTATTCCGTCACGGGGAAATCGTACGTAAAGTACCAGAAGCAACAATGGTTGAAGAACTAAAACGCGAAATCGACATCATTGCCAAAGAAAAACTAGCTGAACTAGAAGCAGCAAAAGGTTAA
- a CDS encoding 5-formyltetrahydrofolate cyclo-ligase, translating to MEKKEIRNSMMKNLKNISASERDEKSKQIIEKLLNTEQMKSADIIATTMPMEHEINTKYLITACWKKNKSVVVPKCNHETRKMHFYKINSFDDLKKGYFGIQEPIEEKCVEIRKELIDLIIVPGVAYTKNGERLGYGGGYYDRYLEDYNKQLLALAYDIQIIDELPIEKHDIKMPLVLTESRIIEVI from the coding sequence ATGGAAAAAAAAGAAATTAGAAATTCGATGATGAAAAACTTGAAAAATATTTCAGCATCAGAAAGAGATGAAAAGTCAAAACAAATTATAGAAAAATTATTAAATACAGAACAAATGAAGAGTGCAGATATTATAGCAACAACAATGCCAATGGAGCATGAAATAAATACTAAGTATTTAATCACTGCTTGTTGGAAAAAGAATAAATCAGTTGTTGTCCCTAAATGCAACCATGAGACTAGAAAAATGCATTTTTACAAAATCAATTCATTTGATGATTTAAAGAAAGGTTATTTTGGAATACAAGAGCCGATAGAAGAAAAATGCGTGGAAATAAGAAAAGAACTTATTGATTTAATAATTGTGCCTGGAGTAGCATATACAAAAAATGGTGAGCGACTAGGATATGGTGGTGGTTATTATGATCGCTATTTAGAAGATTATAATAAACAACTTTTAGCCTTAGCTTATGACATTCAAATTATTGATGAATTACCAATAGAAAAACATGACATTAAGATGCCGTTGGTTTTAACAGAATCAAGAATAATAGAAGTGATTTAA
- the pstB gene encoding phosphate ABC transporter ATP-binding protein PstB codes for MKKSIVYDTQDLNLWYGQDKALKNINLSIYENEVTAIIGPSGCGKSTYLKTLNRMVELVPSVRTEGKILYREQDIFDKNYPVEELRTHVGMVFQKPNVFPKSIWENVAYGPKIHGIKDKATLNQIVEQSLKGAAIWDEVKDRLHENAFGLSGGQQQRLCIARCLAIEPDVILMDEPTSALDPISTLKVEELIHDLKKDFSIIIVTHNMQQAARVSDKTAFFLSGEVVEFSDTNKLFSTPKDKRTEDYITGRFG; via the coding sequence ATGAAAAAATCAATTGTATATGATACTCAAGATTTAAATTTATGGTATGGACAAGATAAAGCATTAAAAAATATAAATTTAAGTATTTATGAGAATGAAGTTACTGCGATTATTGGACCTAGTGGATGTGGTAAATCGACCTATTTAAAAACGTTAAATCGTATGGTTGAGTTAGTTCCTTCAGTTCGAACAGAAGGGAAGATTCTTTACCGCGAACAAGATATTTTCGATAAAAACTATCCTGTTGAAGAATTAAGAACACACGTAGGAATGGTATTCCAAAAGCCAAATGTATTCCCTAAATCAATTTGGGAAAACGTTGCATATGGACCGAAAATACATGGTATTAAAGATAAAGCTACATTAAATCAGATTGTTGAACAAAGTTTAAAAGGTGCAGCTATTTGGGATGAGGTTAAAGATCGTTTGCATGAGAATGCTTTTGGTCTTTCAGGAGGGCAACAACAACGTTTATGTATCGCACGCTGTTTAGCAATTGAGCCAGATGTTATTTTGATGGATGAACCAACGTCAGCGCTAGATCCTATTTCAACTTTAAAAGTTGAAGAGTTAATTCACGATTTAAAGAAAGATTTTAGTATTATTATTGTTACGCATAACATGCAACAAGCAGCTCGTGTTTCTGATAAAACTGCATTCTTTTTAAGCGGTGAAGTAGTTGAGTTCTCGGATACAAATAAACTGTTCTCAACACCTAAAGATAAACGTACTGAAGATTATATTACTGGACGATTCGGATAA
- a CDS encoding MFS transporter — protein sequence MSKWKFLIGDVDLNKDLILLLSVGGLFTLATALSSTFVNVYLWKQSNNYLPIASYQFSIAFFQALTFVIAGRLAKTIDRVFILRAGISFLAIFYIVVLLFETKTLLATILIGAILGVGNGCYYLAFNLLTFEVTEPETRQFFNGFLGLINSFTGMLGPFIAGAIISSMIGNKGYHFVFLAAVILFICAVALSCFLVRRELDSEFNIKRVIQERKLNENWRKVTYANFFQGIREGIFVFVISIYIFLSTGSEFALGKYGLITSLISFITYYIVTRIIKENFRMKAIFIGGFLLFCAVFVIAFKVSFPLLIIYGAIISLAYPIILVPYLSLTYDIIGKSYKAREYRVEYIVIREVYLNSGRMLSIAVFIVCTSLFQPEQVIPLLMCLFGAGHLLVYFVMRKLEYKHA from the coding sequence ATGAGTAAGTGGAAATTTTTAATAGGTGACGTAGATTTAAATAAAGACTTAATTCTTTTACTGAGTGTCGGTGGATTGTTTACTTTAGCGACAGCTTTATCTAGCACATTTGTAAATGTTTATTTGTGGAAGCAATCAAATAATTATTTACCAATTGCTTCTTACCAATTTTCGATCGCATTTTTTCAAGCTCTTACATTTGTAATAGCAGGCAGATTAGCTAAAACAATTGATCGAGTTTTTATTTTAAGAGCTGGTATTTCTTTTTTGGCAATATTCTACATAGTCGTTTTACTATTTGAAACGAAGACATTATTAGCAACAATTTTAATTGGAGCGATTTTAGGGGTAGGTAATGGCTGTTACTATTTAGCGTTTAACTTATTAACGTTTGAAGTTACAGAACCTGAAACTAGACAATTTTTTAATGGTTTCTTAGGGCTAATTAATTCGTTCACGGGAATGCTCGGTCCATTTATAGCTGGAGCGATTATTTCTTCAATGATTGGAAATAAAGGTTACCATTTTGTGTTTCTTGCTGCCGTTATTTTATTTATATGTGCAGTGGCCTTAAGTTGTTTCTTAGTTAGACGGGAACTTGATAGTGAGTTCAATATTAAGCGCGTCATTCAAGAAAGAAAATTAAATGAAAATTGGCGGAAAGTAACATATGCTAATTTCTTTCAGGGGATTCGTGAAGGGATTTTTGTGTTTGTTATTTCAATTTATATTTTCTTATCCACAGGAAGTGAATTTGCATTAGGGAAATACGGATTAATTACATCGTTAATTAGCTTTATTACCTATTATATTGTTACTAGAATTATAAAGGAAAATTTTAGAATGAAAGCTATATTTATTGGTGGTTTTTTACTATTTTGCGCTGTTTTTGTAATCGCTTTTAAAGTTTCATTTCCTTTATTAATCATTTACGGTGCAATAATTTCTTTAGCATATCCAATCATTTTAGTACCTTACTTATCTTTAACATATGATATAATAGGAAAATCGTATAAGGCCAGGGAATATAGAGTTGAATATATCGTTATACGTGAAGTGTATTTAAATAGCGGTAGAATGCTTTCTATTGCCGTGTTCATTGTTTGTACATCACTATTCCAACCAGAACAAGTTATTCCATTATTAATGTGTTTGTTTGGTGCAGGACACCTTTTGGTCTATTTCGTAATGAGGAAATTAGAATATAAGCATGCTTAA
- a CDS encoding peptidoglycan D,D-transpeptidase FtsI family protein codes for MNKPKKYKITLPTRLNTLFFLVFVLFSFLILRLGVVQIVKGEDYKLELERTENMTVDQAVPRGKILDRNGKVVVDNTPLRTITYTRKKGTTSGELLTMATKLKSYLKMPTNKITERDKKDYWLLTNPKDAKNLISKEENKTLKAQNKDDDPAYNKAYYNLQLDKISADDINSLSANDLQILAIYKQMSAGYALTPQTIKSEGVTEKEYATVSEHLDELPGVDVTTNWERKYVYGDTFRTILGNITSEKEGLPAQNVDYYLARGYDRNDRVGKSYIEKQYEDVLRGTKGKAQNVIDSNGNVVDTKVITEGEPGSDLVLSIDIELQGKVDEIVKRELLKAKATSNGRYLDRAFVTMINPKTGEILAMSGKQIVKDKKTGKNKIVDYATGNLTSSYEMGSTVKGATLLTGYQTGAITPGQRQFDTPIKIAGTPVKASYKNFGWINDLDALKYSSNVYMFRTAMAIGHAHYVENRPLDIDVKAFDTFRNSFSQFGLGVKTGIDLPNEAIGFKGVDKSPGFLLDMAIGQYDTYTPLQLAQYVSTIANGGYRIQPHVAKELRQPSIGEDSGVIRQEIKPKVLNRIDMKQSYIDHVKQGLIKVYNETGGTAHKYFTGVDYKIAGKTGTAQSVYDGPDRKKYNGPQKTYNETLMGYAPYDNPEIAFVVVVPWLQTDQAPVNKYIGRDIMDEYFKLKKERQSIYNDEPKDILNNQDNQDSQDNQETQNKNQ; via the coding sequence ATGAATAAGCCTAAGAAATATAAAATCACATTACCAACACGACTGAATACACTATTTTTTCTTGTGTTTGTCTTATTTTCATTTTTAATTCTAAGATTAGGTGTCGTACAAATTGTTAAAGGTGAAGACTATAAATTAGAATTAGAGCGTACAGAAAATATGACCGTCGATCAAGCTGTACCAAGGGGAAAAATTTTAGATCGTAATGGAAAGGTTGTCGTAGATAATACGCCTTTACGTACAATTACGTATACAAGAAAAAAAGGGACAACTTCAGGTGAGTTATTAACAATGGCTACAAAGTTAAAAAGTTATCTTAAGATGCCAACTAATAAAATAACTGAACGAGATAAAAAAGATTATTGGTTATTAACAAATCCTAAAGATGCAAAAAATCTAATCTCAAAAGAAGAGAATAAAACACTAAAAGCCCAAAATAAAGATGATGACCCTGCTTACAATAAAGCTTACTATAATTTACAGCTTGATAAAATTTCAGCAGATGATATCAATTCACTTAGTGCAAATGACTTACAAATCCTTGCAATTTACAAGCAAATGAGTGCTGGTTATGCACTAACTCCACAAACAATTAAAAGTGAGGGAGTTACTGAAAAAGAATATGCAACAGTTAGTGAACATTTGGATGAGCTCCCAGGTGTAGATGTAACGACAAATTGGGAAAGAAAATACGTTTATGGTGATACGTTCCGAACAATTTTAGGAAATATTACTTCCGAAAAAGAAGGATTACCTGCTCAAAATGTCGATTATTATTTAGCACGTGGTTATGACCGTAATGATCGTGTAGGAAAAAGTTATATTGAAAAGCAGTATGAAGATGTTTTACGTGGTACAAAAGGTAAGGCACAAAATGTTATTGATTCAAATGGAAATGTTGTTGATACGAAAGTGATTACAGAAGGGGAGCCTGGAAGTGATTTAGTACTATCAATTGATATTGAACTTCAAGGTAAGGTTGATGAAATAGTTAAAAGAGAGCTTTTAAAAGCTAAAGCAACGTCAAATGGTCGATATTTGGATCGTGCATTTGTTACGATGATTAACCCAAAAACGGGTGAAATTTTAGCAATGTCTGGTAAGCAAATTGTTAAAGACAAAAAGACAGGAAAAAATAAAATTGTAGATTACGCAACGGGAAACCTTACTTCCTCTTATGAGATGGGTTCAACTGTAAAGGGTGCAACCCTTTTAACTGGTTATCAAACAGGAGCCATTACTCCAGGGCAAAGGCAATTCGATACACCGATTAAAATTGCGGGTACACCAGTAAAAGCGTCATATAAAAACTTCGGCTGGATTAATGATTTAGATGCCTTAAAGTATTCATCAAACGTTTATATGTTCAGAACAGCTATGGCTATCGGACATGCACATTACGTAGAGAATAGGCCTTTAGATATCGACGTAAAAGCGTTTGATACATTCCGAAATAGTTTCAGTCAATTCGGACTTGGCGTTAAAACTGGAATTGATTTACCAAATGAAGCAATTGGATTTAAAGGTGTAGACAAAAGCCCAGGTTTCCTACTAGATATGGCGATTGGGCAGTATGATACTTATACTCCACTTCAATTAGCTCAATATGTATCTACAATCGCAAATGGAGGGTATAGAATTCAACCACATGTTGCGAAAGAATTAAGACAACCTTCAATCGGTGAAGATAGTGGAGTCATTAGACAAGAAATTAAACCTAAAGTATTAAACCGTATTGATATGAAACAATCATACATCGATCATGTTAAACAAGGTTTAATCAAAGTATATAATGAAACTGGTGGTACTGCTCACAAATATTTCACAGGCGTAGACTATAAAATAGCCGGTAAAACAGGTACAGCCCAATCTGTATACGACGGTCCAGATCGAAAAAAATACAATGGACCACAAAAAACTTATAATGAAACATTGATGGGATATGCTCCATATGACAATCCTGAAATTGCCTTTGTAGTAGTAGTTCCTTGGTTACAAACTGACCAAGCGCCAGTAAATAAATACATTGGCAGAGATATTATGGATGAATACTTTAAATTGAAAAAAGAGAGACAATCAATTTATAATGACGAACCAAAAGACATTTTAAATAATCAAGACAATCAAGATAGTCAAGATAACCAAGAGACTCAAAATAAAAATCAATAA
- the phoU gene encoding phosphate signaling complex protein PhoU, translated as MRNQFEADLRSLQEMIIELAEKTKKAVIKSMEAFRTENIELALEVIDEDDRINKLEKEVNELILVIITRQQPVAVDLRRNLTAIKIAHDLERVADYAVNIAKSTIRIRSRQENLPLENIEKMHELGLDMLTKASEAYRTEDLQAAKEIGEIDDLVDELYGTTVRTLMTSIANSPEHVSNIMQMAFICRYLERIADYATNIAENIYYLVKGKHYLLNQ; from the coding sequence ATGAGAAATCAATTTGAAGCAGACTTAAGATCATTACAAGAAATGATTATCGAATTGGCTGAGAAAACAAAAAAAGCAGTCATTAAAAGTATGGAAGCATTTCGTACGGAAAATATTGAATTAGCTTTAGAAGTAATTGACGAAGATGATCGCATTAATAAGTTAGAAAAAGAAGTAAATGAATTAATTTTAGTGATTATTACAAGACAACAACCAGTTGCTGTCGACTTAAGAAGAAATTTAACTGCTATTAAGATTGCTCATGATCTTGAACGAGTTGCAGATTATGCAGTAAATATTGCAAAATCTACAATTCGTATTCGTAGTCGTCAAGAAAACTTACCATTAGAGAATATTGAAAAGATGCATGAACTTGGCTTAGATATGTTAACAAAAGCTTCAGAAGCATACCGAACAGAAGATTTACAAGCTGCCAAGGAGATTGGTGAAATTGACGATTTAGTTGATGAACTATATGGAACAACTGTTAGAACTCTAATGACAAGTATTGCAAATTCACCTGAGCATGTATCAAATATCATGCAAATGGCATTTATTTGCAGATATCTTGAAAGAATTGCAGATTATGCAACAAATATTGCAGAGAATATTTATTATTTAGTTAAAGGGAAACATTATTTATTAAATCAATAA
- a CDS encoding DUF1189 domain-containing protein has protein sequence MNIFKQFWFSLYSPKTILRFRLQKIGKTIFFLFLLAILYTLPGFFSLVKDVKLQVNNFSDLLKDNVQTISLSKGSITINDNTPFERNIGEYKYAFYPNETVIPTKLKNEQYAFVVLKNRIIMKNDKGEQDFPYPSLKSGVINKAKVTKFIENIKEALPVVLIALFFLFYLGYSIFIFIVATLLAFLTALFKSTKHLPFRQRFAIVSYSLTLPTVIYLLLGLLKINILFQTLIFILITVAMFTLTIKNLPSKK, from the coding sequence ATGAATATATTTAAACAATTTTGGTTTAGTTTATACTCGCCAAAAACAATATTAAGATTTAGACTCCAAAAAATCGGTAAAACAATCTTTTTTCTTTTCCTACTTGCAATTTTATATACTCTTCCTGGATTCTTTTCATTAGTAAAAGATGTGAAGCTTCAGGTGAACAATTTTTCTGATTTGCTTAAAGATAATGTTCAGACAATTTCTTTAAGCAAAGGATCAATAACAATAAATGACAATACTCCATTTGAACGAAATATTGGCGAATATAAATATGCTTTTTATCCAAATGAAACAGTTATACCTACAAAATTAAAAAATGAACAGTATGCATTTGTTGTATTAAAAAATAGAATAATTATGAAAAATGATAAAGGTGAGCAAGATTTCCCTTACCCTTCATTAAAATCAGGTGTAATAAATAAAGCCAAAGTTACAAAATTTATTGAAAATATAAAAGAAGCACTTCCAGTAGTCTTAATCGCGTTATTTTTCTTATTTTATTTGGGTTACAGTATTTTCATATTTATAGTTGCTACATTATTAGCGTTTTTAACAGCTTTATTTAAGTCGACTAAGCACTTGCCTTTCAGACAACGCTTTGCCATTGTTTCGTATAGCTTAACACTACCTACTGTTATTTATTTATTGCTCGGATTATTGAAAATAAATATTCTATTCCAAACTTTAATTTTTATTTTAATAACAGTTGCTATGTTCACATTAACAATTAAAAATTTACCTTCTAAAAAATAA
- the rpmG gene encoding 50S ribosomal protein L33 — MRVNITLACTECGDRNYITTKNKRNNPDRLELKKYCPRLKKVTVHRETK; from the coding sequence ATGCGCGTAAATATTACATTAGCATGTACAGAATGCGGAGATCGTAACTACATCACTACTAAAAATAAACGTAATAACCCAGACCGTCTTGAGCTTAAAAAATATTGCCCAAGACTTAAAAAAGTTACAGTTCATCGCGAAACAAAGTAA